The genomic interval GATGCCCAGGCTGGAGACGCCCCAGCAACACGGTGATTTATTTGCCGAGGTCAAGGTGATTCTGCCAGAGCGACTTTCAGAGCAAGAGCGAAAGCTGTTCGAAGAATTCTCCAGACTGCGCCCGGCATCCGGCAAGTAATTCACCAAGAACCAGGATATTCATACAAACCGCATCAAATCATCAAGGAGGGCAGAATGAACGTTGTACTCTACATCACCCAGACCTGACCCTACTGTCACCAGGCGAGAGAGTTTCTTTCGCAAAAAGGAGTCAAGTTCACCGAGCACGATGTATCCCTCGATAGGGCTGCTGCAAAAGAGATGATTGAGAAAACAGGGCAAAGAGGAGTTCCGGTGATCACGATAGATGACCAGGTGGTCATCGGCTTCGACCGCACTCGTCTGGAGCAACTGCTGGCCGGGAAAGGCGACGGTCAGCACCTCTCCCTCGGGCTACAGGCAGCTGATGCCAGCAAGATAGCTCAAAAGGTGGGAGCTGTACCTATATTCGGAGCCTTCGTAGGCACGGTGAAGCCCGGCTCGGCGGGGGAGAGGGCAGGGCTGCAAAAGGGTGACGTGATCACCGAAATCAACCTGCGTCGCATCAATAATGTCGATGACCTGGAGAAGGCAGTGTCCGGACTATCACCAGGCAGCCGGATATCAGTTGTCTTTCTCAGAGGGGAGAAGGAACTCCACGCCGAAACTGTGCTCTGAGCACGAGAAAGTCATCCGTGCGGGAAAGTCCCTCCATATATTTGCGCTAAATAGAGGCGAGAGCGCACGCTCTCGCCTCTATCAATTGGCAGAATGTTGACAAGCACAATCGAACTATTAGCCTTACCAGGTTAGCTACTTTTTCTTCTTCTCTGGTTCGATAGTGTACTCCCACATGCAATCAATGCCTTCCACCTTCTTGTCGTAGGGGGCATCGTATGGAGGAATTACCAGGGGTCTGCATTTCACATTGGGGATAATCGCCGTGCCGGTCATCCCGAACATGGGGATGTCCCAGTCCCGGCACATAACCCTGACGAACTCCATGTCTCCTTTATCTCTGTAGACACGCATAGCTTTGCATCTTGTGACCTTAACTATGCCCACGGTCGGGCTCTTCAATTCGACCTCGAAGTCGTACAGATACGGGCAGCCACCGGCAGCAGGATGAAACTGAGTTACCTTCAGTATGGCAGCCATATCCTTGGCCTCATGTCCGAGGGCTTGCAAAGTACGCAGGGCTGTCGGCGGGATATTCCTCAGCCATACCTCTTTGTCCAGATCCTGGGCTATTTTCTCTCCATATCTCTTAGCCACAGCGTCATACCAGTGACCATCAATCTGCTGGTAAGCCCTGGCAGCCTGGCCTGCCAGATTCACCAGGGTCTCCTGGTCAAGGTCTTCCAGATGAATAACGGGACGTACCGGGCCACTATAGTCCTTTAATACTCTTGCCATTTACACCACCTTTCTTTCGAGCTCAGCCGTCATGTCTGTCCTGCCCTCAATATTTGCTCTCTTTGCACTCTTCTTGCCGAACCATATGGTACCGGCAGCCTCCAACGCCTGCTCAGTACCCCTACAACACAATAATGATACCTTCGATTCCCCGAACTGTCTATCAGAAAACGCCTACGCCTCATAATGGCATCAGGAACAGGAATGGGACTATAATAAACAACAAAAAAGAGGAGCTGAAGTTGCGAATCGTCCGCTTTGCGGTTCAGGGCAAGGTCAAATATGGTTTACTGGAAGGAACTATCATCCGCAGTCTCCAAGGCAGTCCCTTCGCCCGGTCCAGTGCTCATAACTATTCCCCGAAGCTTGATGGCAATGCACATAGTCTGGACAAGGTGAGACTCCTCACCCCATGCAGTCCCTCAAAGATCGTGTGCCTGGGAGTGAACTACCGCAGCCATGCCGAAGAGACCGGACTGCCCATACCCCCTGTACCGCTCATCTTTCTCAAGCCGTCCACGGCAGTTATCGGCCCTGACGATAAGATTGTACTTCCGTCTCTGCCCAAGCGCCGCGTGGACTACGAAGCGGAGTTGGGCATCGTTATCGGCAGGCGTACAAAGGACATACCACTGGAAAGGGCAAAGGATTGTGTACTGGGCTACACCTGTGTGAACGACGTCTCAGAACGCTACGCTCAGAAGGCAGATGGCCAGTGGACGAGAGCCAAGTGTTTCGACACCTTTGCTCCGATAGGTCCCTGGATCGAGACCGATATTGACCCGGACGACCTCAAGGTAGAGACCCACCTCAATGGCGAGCTTCGTCAGTCGGGCCGCACCAGCGACCTCATATTTGGCGTATCTGAACTGATAAGCTTCATCTCAGGAGTAATGACGCTGCTGCCAGGAGACGTCATCGCCACAGGAACTCCATCAGGCATTGGCCGCATGAATCCAGGCGATGTGGTTGAAGTAAAGATAGAGAAGATCGGAACCCTGAGAAACTTCGTGGTAGACCAGATTCAAGGAGAATCCCCCTGGAAAAGCTGAAGCATCTCTTCCAACCCCTGATGATAGGCCCGATGGAAGTGAAGAACAGGATCGTCATGTCTGCTATGGACCCGGGATTCGGCATCGCTGACAATGGATGCGTGACTGAACAGCTCACCGAATTCCTCGTGGAGAGAGCCCGCAGTCGGCCAGGCATGATCATAACCGGCGCCACACCAGTGCACCCCACCGGCACAGCCGACCCGAAGACCATCAAGATGGTTCCTATCTGGGAAGAAAGAGTCTTGCCCAGCCTGGAACGGATGGTGAGGGCAGTTCATGAGTATGATGTCAAATTCGGAGCTCAGTTAAACCATGCAGGCCTCGCCCACCTGCCCCAGGAGTCCGTGTGCGCCTCTGTGATCCCAGAACTGGCCCAGTTTGGCCTTCCACTGAGAGAGGCCTCCGGAGATGAATTGAAAGAGTATGCCACTGCCTTCGCCACCGCAGCAGAACAATGCTTAACGGTGGGGTTCGACTTCATAGAGATTCATGGCGGACATGGCTACCTCATAAATACCTTCCTCACCCCTTACTACAACCGTAGAACTGACGATTATGGCGGCAGCTTCGAGAACAGGATCAGGTTCCTGCTGGAGGTCATACAGGCTATAAGAGGAAGGATCGGGCACAGAGTCCCTCTGGGCGTGCGGTTAAACGGCGACGATTTTATACCTCAGGGAGCCTGGCGCTTGCCGGAGCTATGCAGATTGGCCCCCATCCTGGAGAAGGAGGGCATCAACTACATCAACATATCGGCCGGGGCCGCTTCGATGGGTACCCTGCACTACACTATCATGCCTATGTATCAGGAGCAGGGGATCTTCGCTCAATTCAGCCAAGAGGTCAAGAAATACGTGTCCATTCCCGTCATAGTCACAGGGCGTATCAAGAGCCCTGTTGTGGCTGAGAGAATAATCAGGGAAGGAAAGGCAGACCTGGTGGTCATGGCCAGGGCACAGATAGCCGACCCAGAGATGGTAGAAAAGGCCAGAAAGGGGGATATCGCCGATATACGCCCCTGCCTGGCAGAGTGTTTGGGGTGTATCGAAGGAATCCTCAGGTATGGGGAGGCAAGCTGCGCTGTAAACGCCAGGGTAGGCAGAGAATACCTCCTGAAGGAGATTGAAGGCGAGAGAAAAGCTGCGTCGAGGAAAGTCCTGGTGGCCGGGGCAGGCTGTGCCGGATTGGAGGCAGCCAGAAGGGCAGCCTTCGCCGGACACGAGGTCATATTGTGCGAGAGCAGGGGCCGGATAGGTGGGCAGCTCAGCCTTGCCGCCCAAATGCCCCAGAGACAGGAAATAGGGGATATCCTCCCCTGGTATGAAAGACAGCTCAACAAAATGGGGGTGGAGATCCGCCTGAACACGCCGGTTAATGAAAGACTGCTGGACCAGATTGGACCTGATGTGCTGGTGATAGCCACCGGCAGCCTGCCCGAAGTACCGCTGGGGTTCGTCGACGGCCTGGGAAACATCAAGGATATCGAACCGGTGATGGTGGATGACCTCATAGAGGAAGAGCGATTAACAGGAGACAACGTTCTCATTGTCGGGGGCGATCAGATCGGCCTGCAAGCAGCAGACTATCTGTCAGAAAAGGGCAAGGCGGTCTATGTGGTAGAGAGAGAGGCACACTTCGCCGAGAAAATGGCTTCCAGTGACAGACGCTTCCTCATCGGAAGATTAATAGATAAGGGTGTGAAACGGTACAAAAACGTCGAGAAGGTCGAGGTCCTGCCCAACGATGAGGTCTGGATGGTCAGTGGCGGCAAGAGGGAGAGGCTGCCGCATATCGATACCATTGTTCTGGCCAGTGATAGACGTCCAAATGCGTTCCTGGCTGAAGTGGCGGAGAGGAAAGGCATTGTAACTCACACAATAGGAGACGCCAGCGGCGTTGCTGGTGAAGGACAGGGCACAGTTATGGCCGCCATCACCGCCGGATACGATGCCGGACGCCAGATTTAGCCGTCTTTGCTTTGATCAATCCCACGGGAGCCTGCCACTAAACTAATCACCATGCCTATCCCAAACGCAGCAAGGCGCACATTCCTTACAGACAACGAATTTGAAACCCTCTTTGGGGCACAGGCGGCTGAAGCCACCAGGATGCTGGGCAAGTACGCTGCAGAGATATGCAGGACCTGTCACGGGCAGTGCTGCCGGAGAATTGGATGCGAATTCTATTCCGACAGATTCGATGCCTGCCCGATCTACGAATACCGCCCCGCAAAATGCAGGCTCTACCACTGTGAAAAGATTCTGGAGAATGAACTGCTGACCGAGGAAGAACGAGAATTGCTCAACAGGCCAGCAAAGGAACTGTCGGAGTCCCTGAAGCAGGGCTGGGGGCTGGGAATATTTATCGAACCCCCAATCAAGGTGGGACAGAAAAGCTGGCTGACCACGCTCGGCATAGAAGACCAGGTAGCCAGGATTATCCAATCCCTCGGCGATAATCAGATAAGCCCCAGCTCAGCCAGAACCAGGTTAAGAAAACTGGTTCAGCAGCGCAGGAGCCCTGACTGCTGAACCAGCAGGGGTTGAAAGAAGTCCTCTATTTATTCAATCAGTGAATGATAGATGACGGCCCAGTCAGGATCTCAGGGATAAACTCCTGAGGTTTCACCATCTCCATTGCCATGGCTCCCAGCCCACACTTGAGGACACAAATGCCACAGCCAACACATTTCTCAGTATTGATAACGGCCTTCGCTGTGTTGAAGCCGCGGGGCTTCTTCATCTCAATAGCGCCAAAAAAGCACCAGGGCACACATTCCTCACAGCCATTGCAGGCCTTGTTATCCACCTTAACCAGGAAACGGCTGGGGGCAAGAGCCGGGGCTACCTTGCCAGCCCGAATAATGGGGTTCAGTACCAGACAGGCATCGCCACAGCAGTAGCAGATAAACTCCAAACCCTCCATGACGGACATATTGGTCACTGTGGGCACCAATCCCGCCTCGGTAGCGGAATAGTGAATGGTCATGGCCTCATCGACGGAAACCTTCTTCCCACTGCCCCGGTACAGATCATATTCTGCCCTCCGTCCAAACTGCGTGCAGGTGAACACCGGGTGTTTACACGCCGCCTTATCCACCATCTGGGCCCCCACCCGGCAGCAGCAGCGGCGTATGCTGATCAGGTCTTTATGAGCCTTGATTATCTCCTCAGCACTCTCACAAGGCAAAAGCCTTACACCCGCCGGCGCAGTCTTCATGGGCAGAATTACCCTGAGGGCAGGAGTAGGCAGCGTGGTGAGCCCATTCACTATCTCGCGCCACCAGCCAGCCTCATAGAAATCCATCCAGAGTTTGCCGATCCCGGCCGGAATGTACTTCGGGTCACTGGCCAGTATATTGTCATGAAGTGTTCCCAGATCACGAGGGAAGCGGGACCCTTTCCTTGATGACACTACCAGGCCCCTTCGTGCCAGCAGGTGAATCTTCTCCTCAACAGCCTTCTCGCTCATATTGAATTTGGCCGCCAAGTCTGCATTCAGTGCCGGTAGTTCAAAAAGAAAACGGGCCTCCTCCGGCGTCATGGCTGCTTCCAGTATCCTGTGCAGCAACTCTGAATCAGCGTGCCCACCCCTCTCCGCCAGCTTGATATAGGCCTCATTGGTTGCCATAACTTCAATTCCCCCTTTCGATAATCGCGCTTAAGTCAGCCTTCACCCTTGCTTTTCTGACGATGCATGCATGTTCGCCGTGAGCTTCAAACTCTTGGATTCCCCTCTATCCCACCTCTCCTGAAAGACGTGCCTGTACCCGGTGGATTTTATCTTCCACTTTCCGTTCACCTTCGCATACTCATCCTGATAGAAGGCAGCCGCTCTCTCGCCGCGGTTCCTTTTACAGTCAACGAGATAGTCCTCCAGGGCCCAAGTGCCTCTGGCCGTCGTCTCACTGGTCAATTCGATCTCCGGGTGGTGCCCGTGATGAAACGTGATCTGTGTCTGGCCCAGGGCCCCGCTGAGAAACTCGATGATCGCAGATACGCCCTGGAACTGATATTTCCCATCGGAATAGCTGGTGACTGCATCTTCCGTGAAACACTCCGCCAGCTCATTCCATCTTTTGGTGTCCAGACAGCGGAAGTACTTGTACTTCAGCTCTCTGATGGACTCAATATCCTCCCTGGCAGCTATGATACGCTCCAGTCTCTCTATTCTGGCTTCCAAATTCTTCATATCGGCCACGATAGCCCCCTTTCCTGTCACATCATGAGCATGACCTGTGACTACTTCGGTTTCGCCGCTCCCCGGGCCATGTGCCTGGCAGCAACATAGCCGAAGATCATGCTCTTGCCCTGGGCCGCACCGCTGTCGTAGTGGTGCCCCAATGGCAGCATAGCCTGCGTATTGCTGGTACAGTACAAGCCGGGTATGACACTCCCTCGAACGTCGATCACCTGGGCATCACTGTTGGTTATCAATCCTCCCAGGTTACCCGCTGTGGTCAAGCCCAACTTGACACCATAGAATGGCGGTTTCTCCAGCGGACCCAGGACAGAGGCTGCCCCACGGCCGGGGAACACGGCTTCGCCCCACTGAAGGTCGAAGGTGCTCTCTCCACGATGGAAGTCGGGGTCCTTCCCCTCTTTGGCAAATTTGTTGAATCGCGCTACAGTCTCCACCAGATTATCGGCTGGAATGCCCAGCGCATTGGCCAGATCCGGCAGTGTCTCACCGCGCTTCATCCACTCGGCAATTTCAGTGCCTCTCTTCAGGTTCATCACCGGCATATAATCCCTGAAGGCCTGATCACATATCCAGAATATCGGCCAGTTCGCAAACTCCCCGCTGATTCGATCATAGACGAGGAAGGATCTGCCCATATCCGGATAGAAGGACTCATCACAGCAGCGCTTGCCAAAGCGGTTCACCATGATCATATTCGGATAGCCATAGATGAAAGGGCGGTAGAACGGCTTGCCCCCCTCTACGACTTCGCCGGGAAGATTGAACCCGGGCTGGAAGATACTATGATCCATGAGTGCAACGGCAGCGCCAACCTCCATTCCCATAATATGACCGTCTCCCTCGTTGGAAGGTGCCGTGTAGGCATGCAAGGGTGGAGAGTAGATGAATCTCTTGTTCATTTCCTCATTCCACTCAAAGCCGCCGGTGGCCAGCAGAACTCCCTTCTTGCCCTTCACATAGAAGTCACGTCCGCCGCGCTCTGCCAGCAATCCGATTACTCTACCATCATGGACTATCAACTCTTTGCCCCGAACATTGGTGAGTATCTCGATACCCCGGTCGACACAGCCTAGAACGAGACTGCCTATGAGGGCCCTCCCCTGGACCCAGGGAGGACGCGGCCCGATAAGATATTTGACCGGGTCCTTACGTACCCTGGCAACTATAGGATGAGCCTTCTCCGCCTGCTCCAGTATCGGCGGCATGATCTTGGGATCAGGCCAGATCTTGCGTCCCATGCATTTCCCGCCGGGGACATCCGCACAATATTCGGTGCGACTGGCATCGGTTTCCACCGCCATCTTCAAAGGGGTGTGTTCCTCCACATAGCGAACCATCTCCGCACCGTTATCCAGATAGGCAGCCAGAAGCGCCTCATCATGGTGTCCCATGCTCACCCGGCGGATATACATCAGTGCTTCATCGCGGGAATCGCTGATGCCGTCCGCCAGCATGTGCTGGTTGAACGGTATCCAGATGACGCCTCCCGAAAGGGCAGTGCCTCCGCCAAGGACATCTGCCTTTTCCAGAACTACAGTCTTGAGACCCAGGTCATGGCCCATGATGGCAGCAGTGAGCCCGCCGGTGCTCGATCCAGCCGCCACCAGATCCACTTCCAAGTCCCATCTGTCAGGAATCTTGACATGCTTGATCATCGGTCAAACCTCCATCCCGAAATTAGGAAGGCAGGCCTACTATGGGTAGATCCAGCCTGCAAGGTGAGTTCACTTAGACTAGAAATATGGTATCACCGCACGCTACATTTATCAAAACAATTTGGAATCGGTTGACAGCCTTAAGCTCTGCAAAGAGTCCGCTGGTGGGGCCATCCCAGGTGCGCAGCGGCTCTGCCTCCTGGCCGACTAGGCCGTCAGTTTCAGTTCGGGATGGCGTGCTGCAATCATCTGACGCATCCCCTCCCGCCATTGCACCCGGCAATCGCCAACCAACTCTCTGCGGCGGGTGTTATCAGTCACTGTCTGTCTGACGGCATCACGGATGCGCTGAAACTTGGGGTTCAGTCCTGCAATCTCTCCCATGTAACCGCAGTAGGTCTCCACATCCACCGGATCGTCTCCTCCCCAATTGACGATCGTGGCCGGAACGCTCGCCGCGGCGAGCAATCCTGCAATCTGGGCATTGATATCATCCTGGTGAATGGGACTGCACACCGAAGGCCGATCTGCCAAAATCGGGATTGGCTTATCAGCCAGCATCGAATCGAACTGGTATGCAGGTAACCCTCCGTTTGGCCCATAAGAAACATTCATCCTTGCAATTGTGGTAGGCAGATTCCACAGGCGCGCCGCAAATCTTGCCACCGCTTCCTGCGCCGTCTTCGAGACGGCATACGTAGGAGATTGTGGCAGTGGGTCCCCGCATAGTGGGTCTGACTCCTTGACCGGGTGGTAAGGATCTTCCGGCAGGCCATAGATTGAGCAGGTTGACATGCTAAAGAAGGCGCGTGCCTTGCGACAATGGCTCATCAGGAGACCCGTCCCCTCGGCATTAACGCTCAAGGCGCGGTCGAAGTTGGGCTTGCCTCCTATGAAGGCAGCAAGATGAATAACGCAAGTGAAGTCATCTGGCAGTTCGTGAAAATCCGGATTGGACAGGTCCACGGCGCGCGTGATGATTCCCAACGCCTCCAGCCGCTGCCGCTTGGCCTGGTCCTTGAACCGCGCGATCCCCCAGACCTCATTGTTCCTGGCAAGCTCTACAGCCAAGGGAAAGGCAATCTGACCCGTGGGGCCAGTGATCAGGATTTTCTCATTCTGAATCGTTTTCATCCCTCCATTCCTCCGTCAGCCTGAATTCAGGACGTGCGTGACCATACCATATCCAGGCAATACCTATTTGGCAACAATACCTTGTCTTCCTTCAGCAATCTGGTGTCAGCTCTAATCGCGTAATCGCATTCCCCATGCACAGAAGACCGTGGTGGACATCTCTGCCCATTCTCTGAAGGTTCATAGCTGGCTCCCCGCTACTGTCTTACCAGCCTCCTGCGAATGAAGTAGGCCAGAATACCTGCTCCCAAGACTGCCCCAATGCCAACAACAATCCAAATCCACCCCGCAAGGCTTTCGCTGGGAGTCTTTGCCAGGATAGCCCACTGGCTGAGGTGGGAGGTGGTGGTACTCAGCGTCATCTCAGTGGTATCGACGGTGGTAGGCAGTGTCACCCACTCCCCTGCAGCCTCATCCCAGTAGGCCAGAACCAGGTTGTTGGGGTCGTCTCCTGCCGCAGTTACATCTTCGTCTGTGTATTTGACCGTGATGGTGATCGGCTCAGCAAAAGTGGTCATGGCAACGCCATCAACACCAATAACCTCTACCCTAAAGCAGGTGTTGCCTACTCTAAACCCCTGAGGAGCAGTGGCAGCAGAGGAGGCTGGCAGTTGTTTGATAGTGACCGTGGCTGTGTCGCCGAGGCACCCAGCGGGGAATTCAGTGGCGATTTGGCCGTCAGTCGTTTCAACTCTGCCTCCCTGAGCAGTGACGTCCTCCTGTGTCGCCGCTTTAATTATGGTGATGTAGTTGGTCTTCGTCTCAGTATCAGTCTTGCCGTCAGCATCAGTCACTTTAAGTGAGACGGTGTAAGTGCCTGAACTGGCATAGGAATGAGTTGGGTTCTGGTCGGTGCTGTCAACAGTGCCATCATTGTTGAAGTCCCAGGCATAGATCAAAGGTGGTTTCCCACCTGAACAGAGACTGGTGAAGGCGATCACCTGGCTTGGCAGACATTCAGTAGGTGCAGCAGAGAAATCAGCTACAGGCAAGGTGTAGGCAGCTATCCCATTGCTTGTTCCCATCGAACTCCAGCTCCCGGCGTTGTTCTTTGCTTTCACAGAGATGTAGTAGGTAGCCCCCCAGGTCAAGCTGAGGCCGGTACTGGTGACCTCGGTGTTCGTTCCGGCTGAAGTCCAGCCGACGACGTCAGTGTCACCCGCTGAGGTCCCTACGGCATATTGATATTCGGCGATGCCGGACTCAGGGTCAGACGAGCTCCAGGCAGCATGGAGCTGGGTAGGATTGCTTGTCGTATCCCCGTCATCGGTGACTACGGGAGTGGTCGGTGGTGTTGGGTCTGAAACGGTTATTCCATTGCTCACCCCGATTTCGCTCCAAAGGCCATGCCCGTTCTTGGTGTTGACCGCAAAGTAGTAGGAGGTTCCCCAAGTCAGGCTGAGACCGGTCCTGGTGACCTCGGTGTTCGTTTCGGCTGAAGTCCAGCCAACCACATCGGTCCCTCCCGCTGAAGTGCCGATAGCGTACTGATACTC from Chloroflexota bacterium carries:
- a CDS encoding PDZ domain-containing protein, whose translation is MGAVPIFGAFVGTVKPGSAGERAGLQKGDVITEINLRRINNVDDLEKAVSGLSPGSRISVVFLRGEKELHAETVL
- a CDS encoding DUF6125 family protein, translating into MARVLKDYSGPVRPVIHLEDLDQETLVNLAGQAARAYQQIDGHWYDAVAKRYGEKIAQDLDKEVWLRNIPPTALRTLQALGHEAKDMAAILKVTQFHPAAGGCPYLYDFEVELKSPTVGIVKVTRCKAMRVYRDKGDMEFVRVMCRDWDIPMFGMTGTAIIPNVKCRPLVIPPYDAPYDKKVEGIDCMWEYTIEPEKKKK
- a CDS encoding fumarylacetoacetate hydrolase family protein, which gives rise to MRIVRFAVQGKVKYGLLEGTIIRSLQGSPFARSSAHNYSPKLDGNAHSLDKVRLLTPCSPSKIVCLGVNYRSHAEETGLPIPPVPLIFLKPSTAVIGPDDKIVLPSLPKRRVDYEAELGIVIGRRTKDIPLERAKDCVLGYTCVNDVSERYAQKADGQWTRAKCFDTFAPIGPWIETDIDPDDLKVETHLNGELRQSGRTSDLIFGVSELISFISGVMTLLPGDVIATGTPSGIGRMNPGDVVEVKIEKIGTLRNFVVDQIQGESPWKS
- a CDS encoding FAD-dependent oxidoreductase, which gives rise to MMIGPMEVKNRIVMSAMDPGFGIADNGCVTEQLTEFLVERARSRPGMIITGATPVHPTGTADPKTIKMVPIWEERVLPSLERMVRAVHEYDVKFGAQLNHAGLAHLPQESVCASVIPELAQFGLPLREASGDELKEYATAFATAAEQCLTVGFDFIEIHGGHGYLINTFLTPYYNRRTDDYGGSFENRIRFLLEVIQAIRGRIGHRVPLGVRLNGDDFIPQGAWRLPELCRLAPILEKEGINYINISAGAASMGTLHYTIMPMYQEQGIFAQFSQEVKKYVSIPVIVTGRIKSPVVAERIIREGKADLVVMARAQIADPEMVEKARKGDIADIRPCLAECLGCIEGILRYGEASCAVNARVGREYLLKEIEGERKAASRKVLVAGAGCAGLEAARRAAFAGHEVILCESRGRIGGQLSLAAQMPQRQEIGDILPWYERQLNKMGVEIRLNTPVNERLLDQIGPDVLVIATGSLPEVPLGFVDGLGNIKDIEPVMVDDLIEEERLTGDNVLIVGGDQIGLQAADYLSEKGKAVYVVEREAHFAEKMASSDRRFLIGRLIDKGVKRYKNVEKVEVLPNDEVWMVSGGKRERLPHIDTIVLASDRRPNAFLAEVAERKGIVTHTIGDASGVAGEGQGTVMAAITAGYDAGRQI
- a CDS encoding 4Fe-4S dicluster domain-containing protein translates to MATNEAYIKLAERGGHADSELLHRILEAAMTPEEARFLFELPALNADLAAKFNMSEKAVEEKIHLLARRGLVVSSRKGSRFPRDLGTLHDNILASDPKYIPAGIGKLWMDFYEAGWWREIVNGLTTLPTPALRVILPMKTAPAGVRLLPCESAEEIIKAHKDLISIRRCCCRVGAQMVDKAACKHPVFTCTQFGRRAEYDLYRGSGKKVSVDEAMTIHYSATEAGLVPTVTNMSVMEGLEFICYCCGDACLVLNPIIRAGKVAPALAPSRFLVKVDNKACNGCEECVPWCFFGAIEMKKPRGFNTAKAVINTEKCVGCGICVLKCGLGAMAMEMVKPQEFIPEILTGPSSIIH
- a CDS encoding nuclear transport factor 2 family protein, giving the protein MKNLEARIERLERIIAAREDIESIRELKYKYFRCLDTKRWNELAECFTEDAVTSYSDGKYQFQGVSAIIEFLSGALGQTQITFHHGHHPEIELTSETTARGTWALEDYLVDCKRNRGERAAAFYQDEYAKVNGKWKIKSTGYRHVFQERWDRGESKSLKLTANMHASSEKQG
- a CDS encoding FAD-binding protein, which codes for MIKHVKIPDRWDLEVDLVAAGSSTGGLTAAIMGHDLGLKTVVLEKADVLGGGTALSGGVIWIPFNQHMLADGISDSRDEALMYIRRVSMGHHDEALLAAYLDNGAEMVRYVEEHTPLKMAVETDASRTEYCADVPGGKCMGRKIWPDPKIMPPILEQAEKAHPIVARVRKDPVKYLIGPRPPWVQGRALIGSLVLGCVDRGIEILTNVRGKELIVHDGRVIGLLAERGGRDFYVKGKKGVLLATGGFEWNEEMNKRFIYSPPLHAYTAPSNEGDGHIMGMEVGAAVALMDHSIFQPGFNLPGEVVEGGKPFYRPFIYGYPNMIMVNRFGKRCCDESFYPDMGRSFLVYDRISGEFANWPIFWICDQAFRDYMPVMNLKRGTEIAEWMKRGETLPDLANALGIPADNLVETVARFNKFAKEGKDPDFHRGESTFDLQWGEAVFPGRGAASVLGPLEKPPFYGVKLGLTTAGNLGGLITNSDAQVIDVRGSVIPGLYCTSNTQAMLPLGHHYDSGAAQGKSMIFGYVAARHMARGAAKPK
- a CDS encoding NAD(P)-dependent oxidoreductase; translation: MKTIQNEKILITGPTGQIAFPLAVELARNNEVWGIARFKDQAKRQRLEALGIITRAVDLSNPDFHELPDDFTCVIHLAAFIGGKPNFDRALSVNAEGTGLLMSHCRKARAFFSMSTCSIYGLPEDPYHPVKESDPLCGDPLPQSPTYAVSKTAQEAVARFAARLWNLPTTIARMNVSYGPNGGLPAYQFDSMLADKPIPILADRPSVCSPIHQDDINAQIAGLLAAASVPATIVNWGGDDPVDVETYCGYMGEIAGLNPKFQRIRDAVRQTVTDNTRRRELVGDCRVQWREGMRQMIAARHPELKLTA